One window from the genome of Diospyros lotus cultivar Yz01 chromosome 11, ASM1463336v1, whole genome shotgun sequence encodes:
- the LOC127812627 gene encoding dehydration-responsive element-binding protein 2C-like isoform X2, translating to MRLVRPRWQSKDGIKAAASHIYGRKRTNTARKKGFHYQNKFLSSQGSYEYYEFFNSGKTKGGMSLVLYSMVLEFVSSDEKQGRKRNAREAMEEEEALWVKKKSDEKQTEVEDCTKDGVKRTQKRPRKGSKKGCMKGKGGPLNSACSYRGVRQRTWGKWVSEIRKPKRGSPQSPKKAKRLWLGTFDSAREAALAYDKAATVLYGPDAILNFSPRSELVEPVDMSDESPCSISTTSVASSESTTTAPGNWLLGDNEKEVKIVQDKAVESELKLGNIRAECRVDDESSMAVVDCRRRASDNEAISNVTKEKISGDIEEDSAKTPINSWQQNMFTDESDKLDFSFEPLQCPDQQLDYIKRYLMKDEFDVHSDAEVDAYSTYLLREECEAAG from the exons ATGCGATTGGTCAGGCCACGTTGGCAATCAAAAGACGGCATTAAAGCTGCCGCGTCTCATATATATGGAAGGAAACGTACCAACACCGCACGTAAGAAAGGATTTCATTATCAGAACAAGTTTCTTAGTTCCCAAGGAAGCTACGAATATTACGAATTCTTCAACAGCGGGAAAACGAAAGGGGGGATGAGTCTTGTACTGTATTCTATGGTTCTAGAATTCGTGTCGTCTGATGA AAAACAGGGACGAAAGCGCAATGCACGTGAAGcaatggaggaggaggaggcttTATGGGTCAAGAAGAAGAGCGACGAGAAGCAGACTGAAGTTGAGGACTGCACGAAAGATGGCGTGAAGCGGACCCAAAAGCGTCCTAGAAAAGGGTCCAAAAAGGGGTGCATGAAAGGCAAGGGAGGGCCCTTGAACTCAGCTTGCTCGTACAGAGGGGTCAGGCAGAGGACTTGGGGGAAGTGGGTGTCCGAGATTCGGAAGCCCAAACGTGGCAGCCCCCAGTCCcctaagaaagccaaaaggctGTGGCTCGGCACATTTGATTCGGCCCGTGAGGCTGCTCTTGCTTATGACAAAGCTGCAACTGTGCTTTATGGCCCCGATGCTATATTGAACTTCTCTCCCCGCTCGGAGCTGGTGGAACCAGTCGACATGTCTGATGAGTCGCCATGTTCAATCTCCACAACGTCGGTTGCCTCGTCTGAGTCCACGACTACTGCGCCAGGCAACTGGCTGCTCGGAGACAATGAAAAGGAGGTGAAAATAGTTCAGGATAAGGCGGTAGAGTCAGAGCTCAAGCTAGGCAATATCAGAGCAGAATGTAGAGTTGATGATGAGTCGTCCATGGCAGTAGTTGACTGTCGTCGGCGTGCCAGCGACAATGAAGCAATAAGTAACGTAACGAAAGAGAAAATTTCAGGGGATATTGAAGAGGATTCAGCCAAAACCCCTATAAATAGTTGGCAACAAAATATGTTTACAGATGAATCTGATAAACTTGATTTCTCTTTCGAGCCATTGCAGTGCCCAGATCAGCAGCTTGATTACATAAAGAGATACTTAATGAAAGACGAGTTTGATGTTCATAGTGATGCCGAAGTTGATGCCTATTCGACATATTTGTTACGCGAAGAATGTGAAGCTGCTGGATGA
- the LOC127813524 gene encoding protein trichome birefringence-like 34, whose product MASATQIAPKERGLRCCSNIRSMLWLLLAALLIAVVCIHRESKRWIDHNDDDDDQTAKSSLSNCNLFSGKWVYDDNSHPLYREQTCSFKFDGLACERSGRKNLRYQHWRWQPNACDLPRFNAMKMVESLRNKRFLFVGDSLTRSQWASMACLLESPIPSGQKSVYPDGSLAVFKMKIKLMKGYNATVEHYWAPYLVESSSDHPIIHSVKSEQIVRVKAIEKHGKHWRDADILVFNTFLWWRSRTKFKVLWGSFKSPNKVYEEIEMHRAVEMALDTWSDWLETHVNPSKTKIYWVSMSPTHERGEEWGRPRGETCYNETEPIWIEGYQGSESDPRIMQLVEAAIDRLGRKGLKVQLINITQLSEYRKDAHTSINRKYWGNLTEEQLADPRSYADCVHWCVPGLPDVWNELLYAYIFHF is encoded by the exons ATGGCAAGCGCAACCCAAATAGCTCCCAAAGAAAGGGGATTGAGATGTTGCAGCAATATTCGATCTATGCTATGGCTTTTGCTGGCAGCTTTGCTCATTGCCGTTGTTTGTATACACAGAGAAAGCAAAAGATGGATAGACCACAACGACGACGACGATGATCAGACAGCAAAGAGTTCATTGTCCAATTGTAATTTGTTTTCAGGCAAATGGGTTTATGATGACAACTCTCACCCCCTTTACAGGGAGCAAACTTGCTCCTTCAAGTTTGATGGGCTGGCTTGTGAGAGATCTGGCCGCAAAAATTTGAGGTACCAGCACTGGAGGTGGCAGCCAAATGCCTGTGATCTTccaag gtTTAATGCCATGAAAATGGTGGAGAGTCTAAGGAACAAGCGGTTTTTGTTCGTCGGGGATTCACTAACTAGAAGCCAATGGGCTTCCATGGCATGCTTGCTCGAGTCTCCGATCCCTTCTGGCCAAAAATCTGTGTACCCTGATGGCTCTTTAGCCGTCTTCAAGATGAAG ATTAAATTAATGAAGGGATACAATGCAACAGTTGAGCACTATTGGGCGCCATATCTAGTCGAATCGAGCTCGGATCATCCCATCATCCACTCTGTTAAATCAGAGCAGATTGTGAGAGTTAAAGCCATTGAAAAGCATGGAAAGCATTGGAGAGATGCAGATATTCTCGTCTTCAACACCTTCCTCTGGTGGAGATCAAGGACTAAGTTTAAGGTTCT GTGGGGATCATTTAAAAGCCCGAACAAAGTCTATGAAGAAATTGAGATGCATCGTGCTGTTGAGATGGCTCTAGACACATGGTCGGATTGGCTAGAAACCCACGTAAATCCTAGCAAGACGAAGATCTATTGGGTTTCTATGTCGCCTACACACGAAAG GGGCGAAGAATGGGGCAGACCTAGAGGTGAGACCTGTTACAATGAGACAGAGCCAATATGGATAGAAGGGTACCAAGGAAGTGAGTCAGACCCCAGAATAATGCAACTGGTAGAGGCTGCAATTGACAGATTGGGAAGAAAAGGCCTCAAAGTTCAACTGATTAACATAACCCAACTCTCTGAGTACAGGAAAGATGCCCACACATCGATCAACAGGAAGTATTGGGGCAACTTGACAGAGGAACAATTGGCAGATCCAAGAAGCTATGCAGACTGTGTGCACTGGTGCGTTCCCGGCTTGCCGGATGTCTGGAATGAGCTCCTCTATGCTTACATCTTCCATTTTTGA
- the LOC127813113 gene encoding 40S ribosomal protein S4-3 isoform X3 translates to MARGLKKHLKRLNAPKHWMLDKLGGAFAPKPSSGPHKSRECLPLILILRNRLKYALTYREVIAILMQRHVLVDGKVRTDKTYPVGFMDVVSIPKTNENFRLLYDTKGRFRLHSLRDEEAKFKLCKVRSIQFGQKGIPYLNTYDGRTIRYPDPLIKANDTIKLDLEANKIVDFIKFDVGNVVMVTGGRNRGRVGVIKNREKHKGSFETIHVQDATGQEFATRMGNVFTIGKGTKPWVSLPKGKGIKLSIIEEARKRIAAQAGAAA, encoded by the exons GCTAGAGGTTTGAAGAAGCATTTGAAGAGGCTCAATGCTCCCAAACATTGGATGCTTGACAAGCTTGGTGGTGCATTT GCGCCCAAGCCATCATCTGGACCCCATAAGTCAAGGGAATGCCTACCCTTGATTCTTATCCTTCGAAACAGGCTGAAATATGCTCTCACATACCGCGAAGTCATTGCAATCTTGATGCAGCGTCATGTTCTTGTTGACGGGAAGGTCAGGACAGATAAAACATACCCTGTTGGTTTCATGG ATGTTGTATCTATTCCCAAGACGAATGAGAATTTCCGTCTCCTTTATGACACAAAGGGTCGATTCCGACTACACTCCCTCAGAGATGAAGAGGCCAAG TTTAAGCTCTGCAAAGTTCGCTCAATACAGTTTGGGCAGAAAGGCATTCCATACCTCAACACTTATGATGGGCGGACTATCCGTTACCCTGACCCGCTTATCAAGGCCAATGATACCATCAAACTTGACCTAGAGGCAAACAAGATTGTTGATTTCATCAAGTTTGATGTGGGGAATGTTGTCATGGTGACTGGAGGAAGGAATAGAGGCCGTGTTGGTGTCATCAAGAACAGGGAGAAGCATAAGGGAAGCTTTGAGACCATCCACGTCCAGGATGCAACTGGCCAGGAGTTTGCCACCCGTATGGGAAATGTCTTCACCATCGGAAAAGGTACCAAGCCGTGGGTGTCACTTCCCAAGGGCAAGGGTATCAAGTTGTCCATCATAGAGGAGGCTAGAAAGAGGATTGCTGCCCAAGCAGGTGCAGCTGCATAA
- the LOC127813113 gene encoding 40S ribosomal protein S4-3 isoform X1 — protein MARGLKKHLKRLNAPKHWMLDKLGGAFAPKPSSGPHKSRECLPLILILRNRLKYALTYREVIAILMQRHVLVDGKVRTDKTYPVGFMDVVSIPKTNENFRLLYDTKGRFRLHSLRDEEAKFKLCKVRSIQFGQKGIPYLNTYDGRTIRYPDPLIKANDTIKLDLEANKIVDFIKFDVGNVVMVTGGRNRGRVGVIKNREKHKGSFETIHVQDATGQEFATRMGNVFTIGKGTKPWVSLPKGKGIKLSIIEEARKRIAAQAGAAA, from the exons ATG GCTAGAGGTTTGAAGAAGCATTTGAAGAGGCTCAATGCTCCCAAACATTGGATGCTTGACAAGCTTGGTGGTGCATTT GCGCCCAAGCCATCATCTGGACCCCATAAGTCAAGGGAATGCCTACCCTTGATTCTTATCCTTCGAAACAGGCTGAAATATGCTCTCACATACCGCGAAGTCATTGCAATCTTGATGCAGCGTCATGTTCTTGTTGACGGGAAGGTCAGGACAGATAAAACATACCCTGTTGGTTTCATGG ATGTTGTATCTATTCCCAAGACGAATGAGAATTTCCGTCTCCTTTATGACACAAAGGGTCGATTCCGACTACACTCCCTCAGAGATGAAGAGGCCAAG TTTAAGCTCTGCAAAGTTCGCTCAATACAGTTTGGGCAGAAAGGCATTCCATACCTCAACACTTATGATGGGCGGACTATCCGTTACCCTGACCCGCTTATCAAGGCCAATGATACCATCAAACTTGACCTAGAGGCAAACAAGATTGTTGATTTCATCAAGTTTGATGTGGGGAATGTTGTCATGGTGACTGGAGGAAGGAATAGAGGCCGTGTTGGTGTCATCAAGAACAGGGAGAAGCATAAGGGAAGCTTTGAGACCATCCACGTCCAGGATGCAACTGGCCAGGAGTTTGCCACCCGTATGGGAAATGTCTTCACCATCGGAAAAGGTACCAAGCCGTGGGTGTCACTTCCCAAGGGCAAGGGTATCAAGTTGTCCATCATAGAGGAGGCTAGAAAGAGGATTGCTGCCCAAGCAGGTGCAGCTGCATAA
- the LOC127812627 gene encoding dehydration-responsive element-binding protein 2C-like isoform X1, which yields MRLVRPRWQSKDGIKAAASHIYGRKRTNTARKKGFHYQNKFLSSQGSYEYYEFFNSGKTKGGMSLVLYSMVLEFVSSDENQLFVYLTCLWFRTSILRVLQKGRPGIKQGRKRNAREAMEEEEALWVKKKSDEKQTEVEDCTKDGVKRTQKRPRKGSKKGCMKGKGGPLNSACSYRGVRQRTWGKWVSEIRKPKRGSPQSPKKAKRLWLGTFDSAREAALAYDKAATVLYGPDAILNFSPRSELVEPVDMSDESPCSISTTSVASSESTTTAPGNWLLGDNEKEVKIVQDKAVESELKLGNIRAECRVDDESSMAVVDCRRRASDNEAISNVTKEKISGDIEEDSAKTPINSWQQNMFTDESDKLDFSFEPLQCPDQQLDYIKRYLMKDEFDVHSDAEVDAYSTYLLREECEAAG from the exons ATGCGATTGGTCAGGCCACGTTGGCAATCAAAAGACGGCATTAAAGCTGCCGCGTCTCATATATATGGAAGGAAACGTACCAACACCGCACGTAAGAAAGGATTTCATTATCAGAACAAGTTTCTTAGTTCCCAAGGAAGCTACGAATATTACGAATTCTTCAACAGCGGGAAAACGAAAGGGGGGATGAGTCTTGTACTGTATTCTATGGTTCTAGAATTCGTGTCGTCTGATGA GAATCAATTATTCGTATATCTTACATGCCTTTGGTTTAGGACTTCAATCTTGAGAGTATTACAGAAGGGCCGCCCAGGAAT AAAACAGGGACGAAAGCGCAATGCACGTGAAGcaatggaggaggaggaggcttTATGGGTCAAGAAGAAGAGCGACGAGAAGCAGACTGAAGTTGAGGACTGCACGAAAGATGGCGTGAAGCGGACCCAAAAGCGTCCTAGAAAAGGGTCCAAAAAGGGGTGCATGAAAGGCAAGGGAGGGCCCTTGAACTCAGCTTGCTCGTACAGAGGGGTCAGGCAGAGGACTTGGGGGAAGTGGGTGTCCGAGATTCGGAAGCCCAAACGTGGCAGCCCCCAGTCCcctaagaaagccaaaaggctGTGGCTCGGCACATTTGATTCGGCCCGTGAGGCTGCTCTTGCTTATGACAAAGCTGCAACTGTGCTTTATGGCCCCGATGCTATATTGAACTTCTCTCCCCGCTCGGAGCTGGTGGAACCAGTCGACATGTCTGATGAGTCGCCATGTTCAATCTCCACAACGTCGGTTGCCTCGTCTGAGTCCACGACTACTGCGCCAGGCAACTGGCTGCTCGGAGACAATGAAAAGGAGGTGAAAATAGTTCAGGATAAGGCGGTAGAGTCAGAGCTCAAGCTAGGCAATATCAGAGCAGAATGTAGAGTTGATGATGAGTCGTCCATGGCAGTAGTTGACTGTCGTCGGCGTGCCAGCGACAATGAAGCAATAAGTAACGTAACGAAAGAGAAAATTTCAGGGGATATTGAAGAGGATTCAGCCAAAACCCCTATAAATAGTTGGCAACAAAATATGTTTACAGATGAATCTGATAAACTTGATTTCTCTTTCGAGCCATTGCAGTGCCCAGATCAGCAGCTTGATTACATAAAGAGATACTTAATGAAAGACGAGTTTGATGTTCATAGTGATGCCGAAGTTGATGCCTATTCGACATATTTGTTACGCGAAGAATGTGAAGCTGCTGGATGA
- the LOC127812627 gene encoding dehydration-responsive element-binding protein 2C-like isoform X3 — protein MVGFVNRKQGRKRNAREAMEEEEALWVKKKSDEKQTEVEDCTKDGVKRTQKRPRKGSKKGCMKGKGGPLNSACSYRGVRQRTWGKWVSEIRKPKRGSPQSPKKAKRLWLGTFDSAREAALAYDKAATVLYGPDAILNFSPRSELVEPVDMSDESPCSISTTSVASSESTTTAPGNWLLGDNEKEVKIVQDKAVESELKLGNIRAECRVDDESSMAVVDCRRRASDNEAISNVTKEKISGDIEEDSAKTPINSWQQNMFTDESDKLDFSFEPLQCPDQQLDYIKRYLMKDEFDVHSDAEVDAYSTYLLREECEAAG, from the coding sequence ATGGTTGGCTTTGTGAACAGAAAACAGGGACGAAAGCGCAATGCACGTGAAGcaatggaggaggaggaggcttTATGGGTCAAGAAGAAGAGCGACGAGAAGCAGACTGAAGTTGAGGACTGCACGAAAGATGGCGTGAAGCGGACCCAAAAGCGTCCTAGAAAAGGGTCCAAAAAGGGGTGCATGAAAGGCAAGGGAGGGCCCTTGAACTCAGCTTGCTCGTACAGAGGGGTCAGGCAGAGGACTTGGGGGAAGTGGGTGTCCGAGATTCGGAAGCCCAAACGTGGCAGCCCCCAGTCCcctaagaaagccaaaaggctGTGGCTCGGCACATTTGATTCGGCCCGTGAGGCTGCTCTTGCTTATGACAAAGCTGCAACTGTGCTTTATGGCCCCGATGCTATATTGAACTTCTCTCCCCGCTCGGAGCTGGTGGAACCAGTCGACATGTCTGATGAGTCGCCATGTTCAATCTCCACAACGTCGGTTGCCTCGTCTGAGTCCACGACTACTGCGCCAGGCAACTGGCTGCTCGGAGACAATGAAAAGGAGGTGAAAATAGTTCAGGATAAGGCGGTAGAGTCAGAGCTCAAGCTAGGCAATATCAGAGCAGAATGTAGAGTTGATGATGAGTCGTCCATGGCAGTAGTTGACTGTCGTCGGCGTGCCAGCGACAATGAAGCAATAAGTAACGTAACGAAAGAGAAAATTTCAGGGGATATTGAAGAGGATTCAGCCAAAACCCCTATAAATAGTTGGCAACAAAATATGTTTACAGATGAATCTGATAAACTTGATTTCTCTTTCGAGCCATTGCAGTGCCCAGATCAGCAGCTTGATTACATAAAGAGATACTTAATGAAAGACGAGTTTGATGTTCATAGTGATGCCGAAGTTGATGCCTATTCGACATATTTGTTACGCGAAGAATGTGAAGCTGCTGGATGA